One window of Phycisphaeraceae bacterium genomic DNA carries:
- a CDS encoding UbiA prenyltransferase family protein, whose amino-acid sequence MNVSEIRLDEESQSRAGGAADYVRLLRPVQWAKSVFLLIGPAYGYANHDWDPSSSRAGWAALVLAVIAFSLASSACYIVNDILDAPADRNHPRKRNRPIASGRVSVGAAIGIALGLVVATALAILLMGGTAAIWTTAIIGVYVLNVTAYSAILKHIVIADVISLSLGFVLRVLAGCAAVSVTPTTWLLNTTFFLAMFLAFGKRLGERRSLGSEGAAAARGVQAGYTDDLLRQAVVVTAVVTLMTYAIYVQSQDVKYMLGFNLLWLTVLPATYAMLRAIVLLERGTYDDPTLLASKDRPFQLGAAVFGLMTLGLMLARHWHWVGMPPPNPAG is encoded by the coding sequence ATGAATGTGAGCGAGATCAGATTGGACGAGGAGTCTCAATCGCGTGCGGGCGGCGCGGCGGATTACGTGCGCCTGCTTCGGCCGGTCCAATGGGCCAAGAGCGTGTTCCTGTTGATCGGCCCGGCGTACGGATACGCGAACCACGATTGGGACCCTTCGAGTTCACGGGCCGGTTGGGCGGCGCTGGTCCTCGCGGTCATCGCGTTTTCGCTGGCGAGCAGCGCCTGCTACATCGTCAACGACATCCTCGATGCGCCGGCGGACCGAAACCATCCGAGAAAGCGAAATCGGCCGATCGCGTCGGGCCGGGTGAGCGTGGGCGCCGCGATCGGGATTGCGCTCGGATTGGTCGTCGCAACCGCGCTCGCGATTCTTCTGATGGGCGGCACGGCGGCAATCTGGACAACGGCGATCATCGGCGTGTATGTGCTCAATGTGACGGCGTATTCGGCGATCCTGAAGCACATCGTCATCGCGGACGTGATCAGCCTCTCGCTCGGGTTTGTGCTGCGGGTGCTCGCGGGATGTGCCGCGGTGTCTGTGACCCCCACCACCTGGCTCTTGAATACCACGTTTTTTCTCGCGATGTTTCTGGCGTTTGGGAAGCGACTTGGAGAAAGGCGGAGTTTGGGGAGTGAAGGTGCCGCGGCGGCCAGGGGCGTGCAGGCCGGATACACGGATGATCTGCTGCGGCAGGCGGTGGTCGTTACTGCGGTCGTGACGCTGATGACGTATGCGATATACGTGCAGAGCCAGGATGTGAAGTACATGCTGGGGTTCAATTTGCTGTGGTTGACGGTGCTGCCCGCGACGTATGCGATGCTGCGGGCGATCGTGCTGCTCGAGCGGGGGACGTACGACGACCCGACGCTGCTGGCTTCAAAGGACCGGCCGTTTCAGCTCGGGGCGGCGGTGTTTGGGCTGATGACGCTGGGACTGATGCTGGCTCGCCATTGGCATTGGGTAGGGATGCCGCCGCCGAATCCGGCGGGTTAA